A genome region from Dickeya dadantii NCPPB 898 includes the following:
- the rsmF gene encoding 16S rRNA (cytosine(1407)-C(5))-methyltransferase RsmF, with protein sequence MAKPIPASLTPDFLTAMQAIMPAHLSMDAFIDACQRPLRRSIRINTLKISVAEFLALVAPYGWELEAVPWCDEGFWLLNADEEAIRLGNALEHLAGLFYIQEASSMLPVSALFMGDDAPERVLDMAAAPGSKTTQIAARLNNQGLIVANEYSASRVKVLHANLHRCGVSNTALTHFDGRVFGNALPETFDAILLDAPCSGEGVVRKDPAAMSHWSLESIADIAATQRELILSAFHALKPGGVLIYSTCTLNHQENQHVCRWLMQQFPDACEVESLKDLFPQAHHALTEDGFLHVFPQIYDSEGFFVARLRKTAGVPPLAAPDYKLGKLPFTPLSHKDAQLIRQSAQRLGLQWSEQQLQLWQRDDEIWLFPAALQPMLGKMRFSRMGVKLAERFAKGYRWQHEAIVALGNPDTPNTYALSAEQVVDWFRGKDIYPPSPVNHDEVLLTWQQTTLGLTKRVGQRLKNTLPRDLVRDGANLISPID encoded by the coding sequence GTGGCCAAACCTATTCCCGCGTCCCTCACTCCCGATTTTCTGACCGCCATGCAAGCTATCATGCCCGCGCACCTGAGCATGGACGCATTCATCGACGCCTGCCAGCGGCCGCTGCGGCGTAGCATCCGTATTAACACCCTGAAAATCAGCGTGGCCGAATTTCTCGCGCTGGTCGCGCCCTACGGCTGGGAACTGGAAGCGGTGCCCTGGTGCGATGAAGGGTTCTGGCTGCTGAACGCGGATGAAGAAGCCATACGGCTGGGCAACGCGCTGGAGCATCTGGCCGGCCTGTTCTACATTCAGGAAGCCAGCTCAATGCTGCCGGTCAGCGCGCTGTTCATGGGGGATGACGCCCCGGAGCGAGTGCTGGACATGGCGGCCGCCCCCGGCTCCAAAACTACCCAGATCGCCGCCCGGCTCAACAATCAGGGATTAATTGTCGCCAATGAATATTCCGCCAGCCGGGTTAAGGTATTGCACGCCAACCTGCACCGCTGCGGCGTCAGCAATACCGCCCTGACGCATTTTGACGGCCGGGTTTTCGGCAACGCCTTGCCGGAAACGTTTGACGCCATCCTGCTGGACGCGCCCTGCTCCGGGGAAGGCGTGGTGAGAAAAGATCCCGCTGCCATGAGTCACTGGTCGCTGGAGAGCATCGCCGATATCGCGGCGACCCAGCGCGAGCTGATCCTGAGCGCTTTTCATGCCCTGAAGCCGGGCGGCGTGCTGATTTATTCCACCTGCACCCTGAATCATCAGGAGAACCAGCACGTTTGCCGCTGGCTGATGCAGCAGTTCCCCGACGCCTGCGAGGTCGAATCGCTGAAAGATCTGTTCCCACAAGCGCACCACGCCCTCACCGAAGACGGCTTTTTGCACGTTTTCCCGCAGATTTACGACAGCGAAGGTTTTTTTGTGGCGCGCCTGCGTAAAACCGCCGGCGTACCGCCGCTGGCGGCGCCGGATTACAAACTCGGCAAGCTACCGTTTACCCCCCTCAGCCACAAGGATGCGCAGCTGATTCGCCAAAGCGCGCAGCGGCTGGGCCTGCAATGGTCGGAACAGCAGTTACAGTTATGGCAGCGGGACGATGAAATCTGGCTGTTTCCGGCGGCTTTGCAGCCGATGCTGGGCAAAATGCGCTTCTCCCGCATGGGCGTCAAACTGGCGGAGCGCTTTGCCAAAGGGTATCGCTGGCAGCATGAAGCCATTGTGGCGCTGGGCAACCCGGACACCCCAAACACCTACGCGCTCAGTGCGGAGCAGGTCGTTGACTGGTTTCGCGGCAAAGACATTTATCCGCCCTCGCCCGTCAATCACGACGAGGTTCTGCTGACCTGGCAACAAACCACGCTGGGATTGACCAAGCGTGTCGGACAGCGGCTGAAAAACACCCTGCCTCGCGATCTGGTTCGCGACGGCGCCAACCTTATTTCCCCTATCGACTAA